The sequence below is a genomic window from Bactrocera neohumeralis isolate Rockhampton chromosome 4, APGP_CSIRO_Bneo_wtdbg2-racon-allhic-juicebox.fasta_v2, whole genome shotgun sequence.
aatgatcaaatttgacccagacCCAGACCcagaaaaaaatgttccttGATTAATATGCCTTACTActcacataaatataaaatgtgaaatttgattttcatatgCAAATAAGAGTGTGCTTCCAGTTATTTGTTTACGACGTGAAAAGTGTCTCTGGCGATTTTTACCatggaaaaaatttatcaacgcatttacttgaaattttgtgttttcaatgGAGTCACAGCCTCTGAATGGTTGAGAATGTTGCAGAAGTCTTTTGGTGGGTCCACTTTATCATGAAAataagtatttgagtggcacaaaggCCGTaaggtcatcgaaaatttgagGCATGCAAATCGTCCATCCAACTCTGTTAGTATGACGAGAACAAGATCGAAAGCGACGTTAGAATCAAAACGATAACAGAGTATAAATTCAACACTGTTTATTTGCTACATTGGACGGGAAGCATGTTAATGACAGACTCCTACCACAACCGCATATTTTGCCAAAACGTTTTCGATCTAACTGATCATTAATGGTGGCGTGGATTCAAGAATATGACGTCGTAACTATTTAACAATCAAGCGACAGCCCTCGAAAAATGAGCAGaaagcgaaaaaacaaaaatacactgAAGCCACTGATGTCATCCCATGCTTATAACAAGTACTCGTATATGGCTCgagagcctattttgaagttgatgataaagatttgtattaatatacttgaaattatagtattttttttaacaatccgggtcaaatttgatcagatgctaACGCCTTCTTATGACTCAATCACTCGAAATAAATTGTTTAGTCAAATATCTGTCTATGTTTGTACACACTGTGAGAATATCTACGGTTGCATTGTATGTTggtttaagaaatttaattaaaattgacagattaaaatataagaatattgaGTAATACCATACAAATACGAAATaatattaagcaaaatattcCGCATTGGTATAAATACTCTCAACCAGTGCTTTCGAAGATCAGTAACAGGCGCAAGTTCAAGTGTTACAGTTGCGAAGAACGGGTGTACAGTGAACGgaagtttaaaatttcttcgagaaaaaagtaactaaaaatatttaaaaaattaaaaatatttaacgtgTAATACTTCAAACATTAAGAGTGTATAATATGGCTGCAAAATCTCTACTCTCCTTGTTGTTGGCAATGTTTGTCAGCAGCGCCTTGGCACAATCGCCTGTGGATTGGCAGCCACTACTCGACCAGCAGAACTTAGTGCTACGCCAGGTGGTGCAGGCATTACAACTGACCCGTAGCGGCGCCAGCGATACCGATACTTGCTTCGATTGGTATTTGGATAATCAAACCGCGATCAATGAAGTCTATTACAGTGAGTACAACTTATGCGCCAGCGTAGCAACGGCGGCAAAGAAATTGCTTTCGGAGCAAAGTGCTTTGGAGCGTCAAGATCTTTTGGATGATGGCCAGTCACTTTGCTCAGCTTTAAGCGATTGCGAAAGTGTCACTGAtggtctgcagtttttccagTGCTACAATAAGGCGGTGAGTATTAGCTTTCTCATAGTTTGTATATTAATGGTCGTTGTGtggttaaaaattgttaataagaGTAAAGGATCAATGAAGAAGCTCTTTAGAAcgaaagtgtataaaaatattagtaatagaATTAGttgaaaaaagtggaaaattaagtgaattacaaattttgttaaaggAGCCTAAAAAACATTGAGTTAACTAAAACTTTAACCTAACAtcctaatatgtacataatatacatactgATTTCCCTCATCACTCTATTCATCTTAACAGTCTAATGAAAACAGCGCGAATTTGTTTAACATAAGCGTCACATCGGAGCGAATTGCTGACAAATTGACAATTTCATATCAAGCCATCAACGACACTGAACGTACGTGTACTACTAAAGCGCGTGTTAAGAACGTGGAAGACTTAGGTATTAGTAGAGCGTGTCTGAACAACTGCTTAATTGGTGAGTGGAGCCCCCCTGAAACGACCACAGCTTCAACCGACACTACCACTGAAGCAACTGCATCGACTGAAGCTCCCGGATCAACCGACACTACCCCTGAAGCAACTGCATCGACTGAAGCTCCCGGATCAACCGACATTAGCCCTGAAGCAACCACTGCGAGCGACGCTCCAACATCTGCACCGTCAGATGGCAGACAAGGCTTACCAGAAGAGGACTTATACAAGTATGATTTTAACTACATGACAAACGTGCTCCAGAGGAAACTGAATGgacatttttaatgtaaaactttaataatgaaaaatataaccaaatatatacatttatacatataatatatatatatacagaaatTATATAGCCACCTAACTGCAAAGTTATTAAGCATttgattttaatgttttgaaaataggCAAAACGCAAACCTAAAAAGCATATCTGATTGTGAGTGTAACgaagaatttaaataataaagtaaaatatatgaTTAAACCTCTTTATTCTTGTTGTTTGGGATTCAGAAACGCAAAACTTTTATCAACTTTAATATACCAGACGAAGAGAGTCACTTTCACATGGCTGATATGAGATAAATATATAAGAATCTTCGGAAATATAGTACACGCACCAatcgaataaaattttctatcCTCTAActctgaattttttatatattt
It includes:
- the LOC126757593 gene encoding uncharacterized protein LOC126757593, with translation MAAKSLLSLLLAMFVSSALAQSPVDWQPLLDQQNLVLRQVVQALQLTRSGASDTDTCFDWYLDNQTAINEVYYSEYNLCASVATAAKKLLSEQSALERQDLLDDGQSLCSALSDCESVTDGLQFFQCYNKASNENSANLFNISVTSERIADKLTISYQAINDTERTCTTKARVKNVEDLGISRACLNNCLIGEWSPPETTTASTDTTTEATASTEAPGSTDTTPEATASTEAPGSTDISPEATTASDAPTSAPSDGRQGLPEEDLYKYDFNYMTNVLQRKLNGHF